The Streptomyces laurentii region GCCTCCGCCGACATCGCCGGGCTGCCCGGCCGGCTCGCCGGGGCGCTGCCCGCGCACATGGTGCCCGCCGCAGTCGTCACGATGCCCGAGCTGCCGCTCACGATCAACGGCAAGCTGGACCGGCGCGCCCTGCCCGCCCCGGAGTTCGCGGGCACGGCCGGCGGCCGGGCGCCGAAGGACGACCGGGAACGGTTGCTGTGCGAGCTGTTCGCCGAGGTGCTGCACGTCGAACGCGTCGGTGCCGACGACAGCTTCTTCGACCTGGGCGGCGACTCGATCCTCTCCCTCCAGCTGGTCTCCCGGTTGCGCAAGGCGGGGCTCGTGCTCACCCCGAAGGACGTCTTCACCCACCGCACCGTCGCCGCGCTGGCCACCACCGCCACCGCGACCGCCGAGGCCGAGCCCTCGTTCGTGCCACCGGAGGGGCCGCTGGTCACCCTCGGCGCCGAGGAGCGGGCGGAGCTGGAGCGGGACTACCCCGGGCACCTGGACGTCCTGCCGCTGACCCCGCTCCAGCAGGGCATGCACTTCCACGCCCTGCTCGCCGAGGACGGCGTCGACGTCTACAACACCCAGCGCCCCCTGCAACTCGCCGGGGAGCTGGCCCCGGGCGTGCTGCGCACCGCCTGCGAGGCGCTGCTCGCCCGGCACGACAATCTGCGCGCCGCGTTCGTCCGCCCGGCCGGCGGGGCCGCCGTGCAGGTGGTGCCCGCCGCCGTCGCCCTGCCGTGGACGGACCTCGACCTCACCGGGCTCGACGAGGAGACCCAGCGCGACCGGGTCGCCGCCCTGCTCGCCGAGGACCGGGTCCGTCGCTTCGACCTGGCCGAACCGCCGCTGGTGCGGGTCACCCTGGTCAAGCTCGCCGACGACCGCCACCTCTTCCTCCTGACGCACCATCACATCCTGCTCGACGGCTGGTCGCTGCCCCTGATGTTCCGCGACCTCTTCGAGCTGTACGCGAACGGCGGCGCCTCCGCGTCCCTGCCGGCCGTCACCCCGTACCGCCACCACCTCGGCTGGCTCGCCTCCCTGGACGGTACGGGCGAACAGCTGTGGAAGGACGCGCTGGCCGGGCTCGACGGGCCGACCCTGGTCGCCCCCGGCGCCGACGCGGCCGCCGCCGTCGTCCCGGACCTCGTCGCGCACCGCCTCGGCGCCGACGAGACCCGTGCGCTCACGGCCGCCGCCCGCGCCCACGGGCTGACCCTGAACACCGTCCTCCAGTACGCCTGGGCGGTCGCCCTCGGCCGCCTCACCGGCCGCCGCGACGTCGTCTTCGGCGCCACCGTCGCCGGGCGCGCCCCGCAGCTGCCCGGCGCCGAGTCCGTCGTCGGCATGCTGATGAACACCATCGCGGTCCGGGTGCGCTGGGAGCCCGGGCAGCCCCTCTCCGGCGTCCTGGCCCGGCTCCAGGACGAGCAGGCCGCCCTCGGTGAGGCGCACCACGTCTCCCTGGCGGCCGTGCAGCAGAGCGCCGGCCACGGCGAACTCTTCGACACCGTCCTCGGGTTCGAGAACACCCCGGTCGACCGGGCCGCCGTCCAGGAGCAGGTGCCCGGCCTCCGGATCTCCGTGGACGACACCGCGGCGCCCGGCGCGACCCACTACCCGCTCAGCCTGGTCGTGGTCCCCGGCGAGTGTCTGAGCCTCGAACTGAACTACCGGGGAGACCTGTTCACGCACGACGAGGCGGACCGGCTGCTCGCCGTGGTGGGCCGCGTCCTGGACGCCCTCGTCGCCACCCCGGACCTGCCGACGGGTCGCATCGGCCTGCTCTCCGCACCCGAGCTCGACCGCCTGGTCGCCGAGCCCAACCGGGAAGCCGACGCCCGGGCCGCGACCCCGGCCACCTTCCCCGAGCTGTTCGCCCGGCAGGTCGCCGCCCGCCCGGACGCACCCGCCGTCACCGGACCGGGGGGCACCCTCTCGTACGCCGAACTCGACGCCCGCGCCAACCGCCTGGCCCGCGTCCTCGTCTCCCACGGCGCCGGACCCGAACGCCTGGTCGTCGTCGCCATGCCGCGCTCGACGGACTCCGTGGTGTCGATCGTCGCCGCGCTCAAGGCGGGCGCCGCCTACCTGCCGCTCGACGTCAGCTACCCGGCGGACCGGATCGCGTTCATGCTCCGCGACGCCGCCCCGCACCTCGTCCTCACCACCCGCGAGGCCGCCGAGGGCCTGCCCGCCCAGGAGGACGGACCCACCCGGCTGTACGTGGACGAACTGACGGTCCCCGAATCCACCTCCGACGCCGACCTCACCGACGCCGACCGGACGGGCCCGCTACGCCCGGCGTCCGCCGCGTACGTCATCTACACCTCGGGCTCCACCGGCACCCCGAAGGGCGTCCTCGTCACGCACGGCGGCCTCGCCTCGATGACGGCCGCCCAGGCCGAAGGGCTCGGCGTGAAGCCGCTCGGCAAGGTGCTGCTCTACGCCTCGCCCAGCTTCGACGCCTCCGTGTGGGAGCTGTGCACCGCACTGCTCACGGGGTCCTGCGCGGTCGTCGTGCCGACCGGTGAACTCCTGCCGGGGCAGCCGCTCGTGGACACCGTCGCCCGGTACGGGGTGAACTGCCTGCTGCTGCCGCCGTCCTCGCTGGCCGTGGTCCCCGAGGGCGGGCTGCCCGAGGGCGTCACACTCGTCGTCGGCGGCGAGGCGTGCGCGCCCGACCTGGTGGCCCGCTGGTCCGCCGGACGCCGCATGGTCAACGCGTACGGGCCGACCGAGTCCACCGTCATGGCCACCATGAGCGCACCCCTGGCCGGGCGCACCGCCCCGCCCATGGGCCGCCCGGTCGCCGGCAGCCGCGTCTACGTGCTGGACGAGACGCTGCGCCCGGTCCCGCCCGGGGTCCCCGGCGAACTGCACATCGCCGGTGTCGGGCTCGCCCGCGGCTACCTCGGCCGCGCCGCGCTCACCGCGCAGCGCTTCGTCGCCGACCCGTACGGCGCCCCCGGCACCCGGATGTACCGCACCGGCGACCTCGCCCGGTGGACCGCCGACGGGCAGCTGGAGTACCTGGGCCGCAGCGACGAGCAGGTCAAGGTCCGCGGCTTCCGCATCGAGCCCGGCGAGGTCGAGGCCGCGCTCACCGCCGACGCCTCCGTGGAGCGGTCCGTCGTCGTCGCCCGCGAGGACACCCCCGGCATCCGGCGCCTCGTCGGCTATGTCGTCGCCGCACCGGGGGAGCGGGTCAGCCCGGCGGCCCTGCGGGAGCGGGTCGGCGCGGTGCTGCCGGACTACATGGTCCCGGCCGCCGTGGTCGAGCTGGACGCCTGGCCGGTCACCCCGAGCGGCAAGCTCGACCGGAACGCCCTGCCCGCCCCGGACTTCAGCGCCGCCGCGACCGGGCGCGCCCCGCGCGGCGAGGCGGAGGAGCTGTTCTGCGCGCTCTTCCAGGAAGTGCTCCAGGTCGACCGGGCGGGCGCGGACAGCAGCTTCTTCGACCTGGGCGGCGACTCCATCACGTCCATCCAGCTCGTCACCCGGGCGCGCAGGGCCGGGTACGAGATCGCCCCGCGCGATGTGTTCGCCGGCCGCACCGTGGCCGGTCTGGCCGCGCTGGCGAAGCAGCTCGACTCCGAGGCCAGGCAGCCCGCCGCCGCCCCCGACGAGCCCTTGGTCGCCCTGGACCAGGACGAGCTGGACGAGTTCACCGCGGAGTGGGACGACGACTCCGCCTGAGACCTCCCCGGCGCGCCCGTGCGCGCCGGGGACCACGCCCGACGACGACCCGGCAGGGACCCTGCTCGGCCGGGTCCGAGGGCGGCACCACCCGCGGCCGATGGGGCCGCAACAGGACCGGACCCGACCGGCCCCGGCCGACCAGAGAGAGGACACGACGATGGCGAATCCGTTCGACCACGAGGAGGGGACCTTCATGGTCCTTGTCAACGACGAGGGGCAGCACTCGCTGTGGCCGTCCTTCGCCGAGGTCCCGGCCGGCTGGACGACCGCGCTGGGCGACTCCGACCGGGCTTCCGCGCTCGCGTACATCGAGGCCAACTGGACCGACATGCGCCCCAAGAGCCTGGTCGCCGCCTCCGAGGGGAGCGCCTGATGACCGTCCTGGAGAGCGTCGCCGCGTACACCCTCACCGGCCGCGAGGCCGCCGAGCTCGGGGAAGGGCTCGCCTCACTGCGCGACAGCGCGGGCGACCCGTCGTTCCCCGACTTCTACGACCACTCCTGGCAGGCCGTCGAGGTCCTGCCGGCCGGGCTGCGCGCCTTCCTGGAGGACTTCCGGCGCACCGAGCAGTCCGCCGCCTGCCTGGTCCACGGCTTCTCCGTGGACGACGAGGCCCTGGGCGCGACCCCCGCGCACTGGAGCGAGGCGATCACCATAAAGAACGCCCTCGACCAGGAATTGGCCCTCGCCCTGTGCGGGATGGTGCTCGGCGAGCCCTTCGCCTGGGCCACCCTCCAGCAGGGGCGGCTCGTGCAGAACGTCCTGCCGATCGCGGGCGACGAGGAGAACCAGAGCGGCTACGGCAGCGAATCGCTCCTGGAGTTCCACACCGAGGACGGCTTCCACCCTCAGCGCTGCGACTACCTGATGCTGCTCGGCCTGCGCAACCACGACCGGGTGCCGACCATCGTCGCCTCCGTCCGCGACATCCGGCTCTCCGACGAGGACCGCGACATCCTCGCCTCCGAGAGCTTTCACATCCTGCCCGACACCGAGCACATCCGGCAGCTGGAGGCGTGGGACCCGGACCACCCAGCGCTCGCCGAGGCCCGCCGGATGCTGGAGCGGCCGGTACCCAGCGCCGTCCTGCTCGGCGACCGGCTCAGCCCGTACCTGCGCATCGACCGGCCCTTCATGCGCTGCGTGGACGACGACCCCCGGGCCGTCGCCGCCCTGGACCGGCTCATGGAGGAGCTGGAGCGGGTCCAGCAGGACGTGGTCGTGGAGCAGGGCTCCCTGCTCGTCGTGGACAACTACCTGGCCGCGCACGGCCGCCGCTCGTTCCGGGCCCGCTACGACGGCACCGACCGCTGGCTGAAGAAGCAGCTGGTCAGCCGCAACCTGCGGCGCGGTCTGAACACGTCCACCACCGACAGCCACCGGGTGATCCTGTGACCGGGGGCCGTACGGTCGTCGTCTCCGGCGCGTCCAGCGGCATCGGCCGCGCCGTCGCCGCCCGCTTCGCGCTGGACGGCGACCACGTCGTCAACCTGGACGTGGCGAAGCCGGACGGCGAGGTCCCCGGCGTCCGGTGGATCGACGTGGACGTGGCCGACTGGGACGCGGTGGGCGAGGCCGTCGCCGCCGTGCGTGAGTCCACCGGTCGGCTCGACGTGGTCATCGCCAACGCCGGGATCAGCATCCGCCACGGCGTCCTCGAACTCACCGAGGCCGAGGCGCGCAGGACCCTCGACGTCAACCTCATGGGCGTCCTGGCGCTGTGGCGGCACGCCGCCGGGCATATGGTCCGCCAGGGCCACGGCGTGCTGCTCGCCACCGCGTCCGTCAACGGCTCGCGCGGTTACCCGCTCTACGCGGACTACAACGCCTCCAAGGCCGGGGTCGCCTCGCTCTGCCAGACCTTCGCCATGGAGCTGAGCCCGGTCGTCCGGACCGCGTGCGTCACCCCGGGGGCGGTGCTCACACCGATGCAGGAGGCGGAGTACACCCCGGCCATGCTGGACGAGGTCAACGCCCGTATCCCGGCGCGGCGGCACGCCCTGCCGGAGGAGATCGCCGCCGCCTTCCACTATCTGGCGTCCGACGGGGCCCGGTTCATCACCGGCCAGGAACTCGTCGTGGACGGCGGCGAGACCGCGGGCGCGACGACCGCCTTCTTCCCGGGCCACACCGGATAGCCACGCGCCGGACCCTCACGTCCGGCGCCCCCGGCGCCCCACGACCACGACCGCAGAAATGGAACGATCATGACCGAGCGCCCCGTGTTCGACCCGGCGCACCTCGACACGGCCGACCTGTCCGATCCCCGGCTGCACGCCACGTACGACCTGCGCGAGCTGTGGAGCCACCTGCGGACCGAGTCCCCGGTGCACTGGCACCCGCCGGCCGGACAGACCGACGGCTTCTGGGTGCTGACCCGATACGAGGACGTCGCCGCCGTCTACAAGAGCAGCCGCACCTTCACCTCCGAGCGCGGCAACGTGCTCGACACCCTCCTGCACGGCGGGGACTCCGCCGCGGGCCGGATGCTCGCCGTCACCGACGGCCGCACGCACTCCGCGCTCCGGGGCGTGCTCAGCAAGCCATTCTCACCGCGCTCGCTGGACGTCGTCGTGGACAGCGTGCGGCGCTCGACGCGCGAGCTGATCCGGCAGGCCGTGGAGCGCGGCAGCTGCGACTTCGCGACCGACGTCGCCGCGCACATCCCGCTCGCCGCCATCTGCGACCTGCTCGGCGTCCCGCCGAAGGACCGCGGCCTGATCATCGAGCTGACCTCCTCGGCGCTCTCCTCCACCGACGGCGCCCCCACCCAGGAGGGCACCTGGTCCTCCCGCAACGACCTGCTGCTCTACTTCTCCGAACTGGCCCAGTCACGGCGCGAGAAGCCGTACGACGACGTGGTCAGCCTGCTCGTCAGCAAGGAGGTCGACGGGC contains the following coding sequences:
- a CDS encoding amino acid adenylation domain protein (AMP binding site [chemical binding];~Condensation domain; pfam00668;~HxxPF-repeated domain; pfam13745;~Non-ribosomal peptide synthetase modules and related proteins [Secondarymetabolites biosynthesis, transport, and catabolism]; COG1020;~Phosphopantetheine attachment site; pfam00550;~The adenylation domain of nonribosomal peptide synthetases (NRPS); cd05930;~acyl-activating enzyme (AAE) consensus motif;~amino acid adenylation domain protein [Streptomyces davawensis JCM4913];~amino acid adenylation domain; TIGR01733;~identified by MetaGeneAnnotator; putative), producing the protein MKQTSLEAVLPLSPLQEGMLFHALYDTEGVDFYNMQTPLELAGALDAHAMKRACGQLLERHSGLRAGFLQRRSGQAVQAVARAVEVPWEESDLSGFGESEQRARLTRLLAADRERRFDLARPPLVRFTLVRLGAERHVLVITNHHILVDGWSLPIVLRDVFRLYRRARGDAGLPDLEAVAPFSDYLGWLGAQDRADAERAWAEALEGLAEPTLVAPAAAAGTPGRQQRVIADLPAELTAALSTAGRQRGLTLNTVVQGTWALLLASLTGRDDIVFGATVAGRPPQIPGVDHMVGLLINTVPARLRIDPVEPLSAMLARLQDQQARLGGYHYLGLADIHRTTGHTELFDTTVAFESFPIDPLAASKAIPGMAISIVEATGHDAHEGTHYPLSLAVYPGDELRLELNHRQDLFDTEAATALLGRLRLLLEGFVSAPDTPAGRVDLLTEEERRRTLYTWNDTAREVPDATLPDVFEAQVRATPEATALVGGGQALTFGALNARANRLARLLAARGAGPDTLVALALPRTADTVVAILAVLKAGAAYLPIDPEYPAARITALLADTDPVLLVTTDVVAAGLPDGGPDRLSLDALADRLDGGAGAPSDADLTDADRTAPLLPAHLAYTISTSGSTGTPKAVAVEHRALVNMFHSHRDRFFAPESEAAGGRRMRVALTNALVFDASWSQLLWMTGGHELHLVDDETRKDPHALTAYVTERRIDVLDTTPSFARTLLAAGLLAAGSHRPTTLALGGEAVGDDLWDELRATEGLNGYNLYGPAECTVDAMLCRTGDSERPAIGRPAHNTRVYLLDDRLRLVPAGTDGELYIAGAGLARGYLGRPGLSAERFVADPFGGPGARMYRTGDLGRRLPDGTMVFAGRADDQVKIRGFRVEPGEIEAVCAADPAVARAAVVAREDQPGVKRLVAYVVPADASADIAGLPGRLAGALPAHMVPAAVVTMPELPLTINGKLDRRALPAPEFAGTAGGRAPKDDRERLLCELFAEVLHVERVGADDSFFDLGGDSILSLQLVSRLRKAGLVLTPKDVFTHRTVAALATTATATAEAEPSFVPPEGPLVTLGAEERAELERDYPGHLDVLPLTPLQQGMHFHALLAEDGVDVYNTQRPLQLAGELAPGVLRTACEALLARHDNLRAAFVRPAGGAAVQVVPAAVALPWTDLDLTGLDEETQRDRVAALLAEDRVRRFDLAEPPLVRVTLVKLADDRHLFLLTHHHILLDGWSLPLMFRDLFELYANGGASASLPAVTPYRHHLGWLASLDGTGEQLWKDALAGLDGPTLVAPGADAAAAVVPDLVAHRLGADETRALTAAARAHGLTLNTVLQYAWAVALGRLTGRRDVVFGATVAGRAPQLPGAESVVGMLMNTIAVRVRWEPGQPLSGVLARLQDEQAALGEAHHVSLAAVQQSAGHGELFDTVLGFENTPVDRAAVQEQVPGLRISVDDTAAPGATHYPLSLVVVPGECLSLELNYRGDLFTHDEADRLLAVVGRVLDALVATPDLPTGRIGLLSAPELDRLVAEPNREADARAATPATFPELFARQVAARPDAPAVTGPGGTLSYAELDARANRLARVLVSHGAGPERLVVVAMPRSTDSVVSIVAALKAGAAYLPLDVSYPADRIAFMLRDAAPHLVLTTREAAEGLPAQEDGPTRLYVDELTVPESTSDADLTDADRTGPLRPASAAYVIYTSGSTGTPKGVLVTHGGLASMTAAQAEGLGVKPLGKVLLYASPSFDASVWELCTALLTGSCAVVVPTGELLPGQPLVDTVARYGVNCLLLPPSSLAVVPEGGLPEGVTLVVGGEACAPDLVARWSAGRRMVNAYGPTESTVMATMSAPLAGRTAPPMGRPVAGSRVYVLDETLRPVPPGVPGELHIAGVGLARGYLGRAALTAQRFVADPYGAPGTRMYRTGDLARWTADGQLEYLGRSDEQVKVRGFRIEPGEVEAALTADASVERSVVVAREDTPGIRRLVGYVVAAPGERVSPAALRERVGAVLPDYMVPAAVVELDAWPVTPSGKLDRNALPAPDFSAAATGRAPRGEAEELFCALFQEVLQVDRAGADSSFFDLGGDSITSIQLVTRARRAGYEIAPRDVFAGRTVAGLAALAKQLDSEARQPAAAPDEPLVALDQDELDEFTAEWDDDSA
- a CDS encoding mbtH protein (MbtH protein [Amycolatopsis orientalis HCCB10007];~Uncharacterized protein conserved in bacteria [Function unknown];~identified by MetaGeneAnnotator; putative); its protein translation is MANPFDHEEGTFMVLVNDEGQHSLWPSFAEVPAGWTTALGDSDRASALAYIEANWTDMRPKSLVAASEGSA
- a CDS encoding taurine catabolism dioxygenase tauD/tfdA (Clavaminic acid synthetase (CAS) -like; CAS is a trifunctional Fe(II)/ 2-oxoglutarate (2OG) oxygenase carrying out three reactions in the biosynthesis of clavulanic acid, an inhibitor of class A serine beta-lactamases. In general, Fe(II)-2OG oxygenases...; cl00184;~identified by MetaGeneAnnotator; putative;~iron coordination sites [ion binding];~substrate binding pocket [chemical binding];~taurine catabolism dioxygenase tauD/tfdA [Streptomyces davawensis JCM4913]) — protein: MDDEALGATPAHWSEAITIKNALDQELALALCGMVLGEPFAWATLQQGRLVQNVLPIAGDEENQSGYGSESLLEFHTEDGFHPQRCDYLMLLGLRNHDRVPTIVASVRDIRLSDEDRDILASESFHILPDTEHIRQLEAWDPDHPALAEARRMLERPVPSAVLLGDRLSPYLRIDRPFMRCVDDDPRAVAALDRLMEELERVQQDVVVEQGSLLVVDNYLAAHGRRSFRARYDGTDRWLKKQLVSRNLRRGLNTSTTDSHRVIL
- a CDS encoding simI protein (Cytochrome P450 [Secondary metabolites biosynthesis,transport, and catabolism]; COG2124;~Cytochrome P450; cl12078;~SimI [Streptomyces davawensis JCM4913];~identified by MetaGeneAnnotator; putative) encodes the protein MTERPVFDPAHLDTADLSDPRLHATYDLRELWSHLRTESPVHWHPPAGQTDGFWVLTRYEDVAAVYKSSRTFTSERGNVLDTLLHGGDSAAGRMLAVTDGRTHSALRGVLSKPFSPRSLDVVVDSVRRSTRELIRQAVERGSCDFATDVAAHIPLAAICDLLGVPPKDRGLIIELTSSALSSTDGAPTQEGTWSSRNDLLLYFSELAQSRREKPYDDVVSLLVSKEVDGRPLTHEEIIFNCYSIIMGGHETTRLAMIGGFRALVDHPEQWRALCADEVPVAQAVEEILRWTTPALHSGRTATQDTFLGGQFIEEGDVVTVWNASANFDETVFPDPYRFDLARTPNKHLSFAHGAHFCIGAYLARAELSAVVEGLREYASELAVTGEESRVYSNFLNGLASLPVTLTPQSLSDDL
- a CDS encoding short-chain dehydrogenase/reductase SDR (3-ketoacyl-(acyl-carrier-protein) reductase; Validated; PRK05653;~NAD(P) binding site [chemical binding];~classical (c) SDRs; cd05233;~identified by MetaGeneAnnotator; putative;~short-chain dehydrogenase/reductase SDR [Streptomyces davawensis JCM4913]) → MTGGRTVVVSGASSGIGRAVAARFALDGDHVVNLDVAKPDGEVPGVRWIDVDVADWDAVGEAVAAVRESTGRLDVVIANAGISIRHGVLELTEAEARRTLDVNLMGVLALWRHAAGHMVRQGHGVLLATASVNGSRGYPLYADYNASKAGVASLCQTFAMELSPVVRTACVTPGAVLTPMQEAEYTPAMLDEVNARIPARRHALPEEIAAAFHYLASDGARFITGQELVVDGGETAGATTAFFPGHTG